The following proteins are co-located in the Desulfobacterales bacterium genome:
- a CDS encoding patatin-like phospholipase family protein, producing the protein MKKKPTIALVLGGGGARGLAHLGVIQAFEDAGLRPDLIVGSSAGALAGAAYAANADICQTLTRVEEVFGSDQPGIKGIRRFVRFGKSDREANHLLDRFLRSWGKEILVGCNMFRMAVMSEEDLQEGVAAFLPDIDIEQTSIPLVVSAVDLITGQAAALSKGPLIKAVMASCAIPGFMPPVCWNDMMLIDGGAVTNIPAEMARSAGADLVVGVDAGGCLCRPPLLEDGIDIMGRAVEIMNAHLNDWNARQTDLLIVPEVKPFLWTDFHCFEEIIAEGRKAAGLICEKLTREGVSWKEVLRRECDAHDLYKDTLPGKDCI; encoded by the coding sequence ATGAAGAAAAAACCGACCATTGCATTGGTACTCGGAGGCGGGGGCGCCAGGGGCCTGGCGCATCTGGGTGTGATCCAGGCCTTCGAAGATGCGGGCCTCCGGCCGGATCTGATCGTCGGCAGCAGCGCCGGCGCCCTGGCCGGAGCGGCATATGCGGCCAATGCCGATATCTGTCAGACGTTAACGCGCGTGGAGGAGGTGTTTGGTTCGGATCAACCAGGTATCAAGGGGATTCGCAGATTCGTCCGTTTCGGCAAAAGTGACCGCGAGGCCAATCATCTTCTGGACCGGTTCCTGCGATCCTGGGGCAAAGAGATTCTGGTGGGCTGCAATATGTTCCGAATGGCTGTAATGTCTGAAGAAGACCTGCAGGAGGGTGTGGCGGCCTTTCTACCGGACATCGATATTGAACAGACGAGCATTCCCCTGGTTGTCTCGGCGGTTGACCTGATAACCGGGCAGGCCGCGGCCCTCAGTAAGGGGCCCCTGATAAAGGCGGTGATGGCCAGCTGCGCGATCCCGGGGTTCATGCCGCCGGTCTGCTGGAACGACATGATGCTGATCGACGGCGGGGCTGTGACCAACATTCCGGCCGAAATGGCCAGGTCCGCAGGTGCGGATCTCGTTGTCGGCGTGGATGCGGGGGGCTGTCTTTGCCGCCCGCCGCTGCTCGAGGACGGCATCGACATCATGGGCCGCGCGGTGGAAATCATGAATGCGCATTTAAACGACTGGAACGCCCGGCAGACCGATCTGTTGATCGTGCCGGAGGTCAAGCCGTTTTTGTGGACGGATTTTCATTGCTTTGAAGAAATTATTGCCGAAGGACGAAAAGCGGCCGGTCTCATCTGTGAAAAACTGACCCGGGAGGGTGTGTCCTGGAAAGAAGTGCTGCGCCGTGAATGTGATGCTCATGACCTTTATAAGGATACGCTGCCCGGGAAAGACTGTATCTGA
- a CDS encoding radical SAM protein codes for MLISPSMRCNYRCEGCYAGSYERKDDMSPEVFDRLLIEAEEMGINFFTILGGEPFVYPHLFEVLEKHDKSFYQIYTNASLIDEKTAERLVEMGNVAPQISINGPRKYTDSVRGKGSFDACVRAMDRLYEAGCAFGFSSLVTRKNMDVLCSDEWIDFLVEKGALYGWYFLFMPVGSDPEMDLMPTPEQRDQMRRFQSHIREEKPLLLVDFWNDGVLSGGCIAGGRLYFHINHRGDVEPCIFCHFATDNIHDKPLAEALDSSFFQEIRAGQPFCYNTLRPCPMIDHPQTMWRIIRKHGASPTHEGAEIMFTRLEGEMDQYAEGVRKIMDRAWQEDGYSNWAGRWMAHCGLDRDQIERRRREFEADSGASDEKPLETANTAARKS; via the coding sequence ATGCTCATATCTCCGAGCATGCGGTGCAACTACCGGTGTGAGGGATGCTATGCCGGCAGTTATGAGCGCAAAGACGACATGAGCCCGGAAGTGTTTGACCGCCTGCTCATCGAAGCCGAGGAAATGGGCATCAATTTTTTTACCATCCTGGGCGGCGAGCCGTTTGTCTATCCCCATTTGTTCGAAGTGCTGGAAAAACACGACAAATCATTTTACCAGATTTATACCAACGCCTCGCTCATTGATGAAAAGACCGCAGAACGCCTGGTGGAGATGGGCAACGTGGCCCCGCAGATCAGTATCAACGGGCCGCGGAAGTACACGGATTCGGTGCGGGGCAAAGGCTCCTTTGATGCCTGCGTGCGGGCCATGGACCGGCTTTATGAAGCAGGATGTGCCTTTGGGTTTTCTTCGCTGGTCACCCGCAAGAACATGGACGTGCTCTGCTCAGACGAGTGGATTGATTTTCTGGTCGAAAAAGGTGCGCTCTACGGATGGTATTTCCTGTTTATGCCGGTGGGCAGTGATCCGGAGATGGATCTCATGCCGACCCCCGAACAGCGGGACCAGATGCGGCGTTTCCAGTCCCATATACGCGAAGAAAAGCCGCTGCTGCTGGTGGATTTCTGGAATGACGGGGTCCTGTCGGGCGGCTGTATCGCAGGCGGCCGGCTGTATTTTCACATCAACCATCGCGGGGATGTGGAACCCTGCATTTTCTGCCATTTTGCCACTGACAACATTCATGACAAGCCATTGGCCGAAGCGCTGGATTCTTCATTTTTTCAGGAAATTCGCGCCGGGCAGCCCTTTTGCTACAATACCCTGCGCCCCTGTCCCATGATTGATCATCCGCAGACCATGTGGCGGATTATCCGGAAACACGGTGCCAGCCCAACCCATGAAGGCGCCGAAATCATGTTTACCCGCCTGGAGGGAGAAATGGACCAGTACGCCGAAGGCGTCAGGAAGATAATGGATCGGGCCTGGCAGGAAGACGGCTACAGCAACTGGGCAGGCAGGTGGATGGCGCACTGCGGCCTGGACCGGGATCAGATCGAACGCCGGCGCCGGGAATTTGAAGCAGACTCCGGGGCATCAGATGAAAAACCACTGGAAACGGCCAATACCGCCGCCAGAAAATCATAA
- the arsD gene encoding arsenite efflux transporter metallochaperone ArsD has product MEEKTKELIAIGASVAANCQPCLTHHVDRADELGISEADIQQALAIGAQVQKGGMNAMHQFIQQSFDAKAESMSLQKKKKAVSLKVYDPPMCCSTGVCGTSVSEQLVEFAGMLKKAEAQGIEVHRFNLSQEPQAFAENKAVRESMAELGQEGLPLVYVDDELVVSGRYPDKKELFELLGLDEPLDTAGSGKNTIQGAGVISLTGSTTAASGECCPGGGCC; this is encoded by the coding sequence ATGGAGGAAAAAACAAAAGAACTCATTGCCATCGGGGCATCAGTGGCGGCAAACTGCCAGCCCTGCCTGACCCATCACGTGGATCGGGCCGATGAACTGGGCATCAGCGAGGCGGATATCCAACAGGCCCTTGCCATCGGCGCCCAGGTGCAGAAAGGCGGCATGAATGCCATGCACCAGTTTATCCAACAATCCTTTGATGCAAAAGCCGAATCAATGTCTTTGCAAAAAAAGAAAAAGGCCGTGTCCCTTAAGGTATACGACCCGCCCATGTGCTGTTCCACCGGGGTATGCGGCACCAGTGTCAGCGAGCAACTCGTTGAGTTCGCCGGAATGCTCAAAAAGGCGGAAGCTCAAGGCATCGAGGTCCATCGCTTCAACCTGTCCCAGGAGCCCCAGGCCTTTGCCGAAAACAAGGCCGTACGGGAATCCATGGCCGAACTGGGCCAGGAAGGACTCCCTCTGGTCTACGTCGACGATGAACTGGTCGTATCCGGCCGGTATCCGGACAAAAAAGAATTGTTTGAGCTGCTGGGACTCGATGAACCCTTAGATACAGCCGGTTCCGGCAAAAATACCATCCAGGGCGCCGGCGTGATTTCTCTTACGGGCAGCACAACGGCGGCTTCCGGGGAATGCTGTCCGGGAGGGGGGTGCTGCTGA
- the cfa gene encoding cyclopropane fatty acyl phospholipid synthase, translated as METTTSGIYQKPRILSSVLGRAKSSRQYIQEALDHAGITINGGRPHDIIVHNNDLYDRVISEGSIGVGESYMDGWWDCPALDAFFNRIFRADLKKYFEGNWQFYLHALNARLLNLQKGKRSYEVGLRHYDVGNAFYRDMLDDRMTYTCGYWAGAQNLDEAQEAKLDLICRKLELSPGMRVLDIGCGWGSFVGYAAEKYGANVTGITISQEQADLARDLCSGLPVDIKLQDYRDVTGQYDRVLSVGMLEHVGYKNYRTYMETTARCLKDDGIALIQTIGGNASATTTDPWLDKYIFPNSMLPSISQIGRAMEGLFVMEDWHNFGPDYDKTLMAWHENFENCWQKHKEQYGERFYRMWKFYLLSCAGVFRARHTNLWQIVMTKKGCARPACRLA; from the coding sequence ATGGAAACAACAACATCCGGTATTTATCAAAAGCCGCGTATTCTCTCCTCCGTGTTGGGGAGAGCCAAAAGCTCCCGGCAATATATCCAGGAGGCCCTGGATCATGCCGGTATTACAATTAACGGCGGCAGGCCCCATGACATCATTGTCCATAACAACGACCTGTATGACCGGGTCATAAGCGAGGGAAGCATTGGCGTTGGTGAAAGCTATATGGACGGGTGGTGGGACTGCCCTGCACTGGACGCGTTTTTCAACCGGATTTTTCGGGCGGATTTGAAAAAATATTTTGAAGGGAACTGGCAATTTTATCTGCACGCCCTAAACGCCCGGCTCCTGAACCTGCAGAAAGGAAAGCGATCCTATGAGGTGGGTTTGCGCCATTATGACGTGGGCAACGCGTTTTACCGGGACATGCTCGATGATCGGATGACCTATACGTGCGGCTACTGGGCCGGCGCGCAGAACCTGGACGAAGCCCAGGAAGCCAAGCTGGACCTGATTTGCCGGAAACTGGAACTTTCCCCGGGGATGCGCGTTCTTGACATCGGATGCGGCTGGGGATCTTTTGTCGGATATGCTGCGGAAAAATACGGCGCAAACGTCACCGGCATTACCATCTCGCAGGAGCAGGCCGATCTGGCCCGGGATCTGTGCAGCGGGCTGCCCGTTGACATAAAGCTCCAGGACTACCGTGATGTAACCGGACAATATGACCGCGTGCTGTCTGTGGGCATGCTGGAGCATGTGGGATATAAAAATTACCGGACTTACATGGAAACCACCGCGCGCTGCCTGAAAGACGACGGCATCGCCTTGATCCAGACCATCGGCGGCAATGCCAGCGCCACCACGACCGATCCCTGGCTGGACAAATACATTTTCCCCAATTCCATGCTACCTTCGATCAGCCAGATCGGCCGGGCCATGGAAGGCCTTTTCGTCATGGAAGACTGGCACAACTTCGGACCCGACTATGACAAAACCCTGATGGCCTGGCATGAAAATTTTGAAAATTGCTGGCAGAAGCACAAAGAACAATACGGTGAGCGTTTCTACCGGATGTGGAAGTTCTACCTGCTGAGTTGCGCCGGTGTGTTTCGTGCCCGGCATACCAATCTCTGGCAGATTGTCATGACCAAAAAGGGCTGCGCCCGGCCCGCATGCAGGCTTGCCTGA
- a CDS encoding sigma 54-interacting transcriptional regulator, with protein sequence MTKQNFDPPSSPTSCRFMALPPSHCCTIVESIREGVLTFDLEKTVTYANPAAEAIIGVGADDMIGRKCYEVLQSELCRRRCPVDDLLAGGVSPGERQTRIIGESSTVKTVAINCGLLYDEQGRATGLVETIRDLTDLEKLRKQVTQDYTIEDIIGRSPAMRKILSFLPDIAESDSAVLIEGDTGTGKEMVAKAIHRLSRRKDGPFVAVNCAALPETLLESELFGHRRGAFTGAVKDRQGRFEMADGGTLFLDEICATSMSFQADLLRVLEDGQFTPLGSSGPRHSDFRLITAANEDLQELMGQGQFRTDLYYRVGVARIQLPPLARRKEDIPLLVDHFIQKFNLIKGRAVQGATAQALAALFDYPFPGNIRELENILEFAFIACKNGWIELEHLPDEIRERRDPNSKDWGGELLPHEAEEALKIKSVLENCRGNRSMAARSLGMGRSTLWRKIKKYGL encoded by the coding sequence ATGACCAAACAAAATTTTGATCCACCCTCAAGCCCTACCTCATGCCGATTTATGGCGCTGCCGCCGTCACACTGCTGCACGATCGTGGAAAGCATCCGGGAAGGGGTTCTCACCTTTGACCTGGAAAAAACCGTGACCTATGCCAATCCGGCGGCCGAGGCGATTATCGGGGTTGGCGCCGATGACATGATCGGCCGCAAATGCTATGAGGTGCTTCAAAGCGAGCTGTGCCGCCGCAGATGCCCGGTGGATGATCTGCTGGCCGGCGGGGTCTCCCCCGGGGAGCGGCAAACAAGGATTATCGGTGAGTCCAGCACGGTAAAAACGGTTGCTATCAACTGCGGGCTGCTCTACGACGAACAGGGCAGGGCTACCGGACTTGTGGAAACCATCCGCGATCTTACGGACCTGGAAAAGCTTCGCAAACAGGTGACCCAGGATTATACCATCGAGGATATTATCGGCCGGTCACCGGCCATGCGCAAGATCCTTTCCTTTCTGCCCGACATCGCCGAAAGCGACAGCGCGGTGCTCATCGAGGGGGACACCGGCACGGGCAAGGAAATGGTGGCCAAAGCGATTCACCGGCTGAGCCGGCGCAAAGACGGCCCTTTTGTGGCGGTCAACTGCGCCGCCCTTCCTGAGACGCTGCTGGAATCCGAGCTTTTCGGGCATAGGAGGGGCGCTTTTACCGGTGCTGTCAAGGACCGGCAGGGACGGTTTGAGATGGCCGACGGGGGCACGCTTTTTCTGGATGAAATCTGCGCCACCTCCATGTCTTTTCAGGCGGATCTGCTGCGGGTCCTGGAAGACGGGCAGTTCACCCCGCTGGGGTCATCCGGGCCCCGGCATTCGGATTTTCGTTTGATCACTGCAGCCAACGAGGATTTGCAGGAGCTGATGGGCCAGGGGCAGTTCCGGACCGATCTTTACTACCGGGTGGGCGTGGCCAGGATTCAACTGCCGCCCCTGGCCCGGAGAAAAGAGGATATCCCCCTTCTGGTCGATCATTTCATTCAGAAATTCAACCTGATCAAGGGCCGCGCCGTTCAGGGCGCCACAGCCCAGGCCCTTGCCGCGCTTTTCGATTATCCCTTTCCCGGCAATATCCGCGAACTGGAAAATATCCTCGAGTTCGCCTTTATCGCCTGTAAAAACGGCTGGATCGAACTGGAGCACCTGCCCGACGAAATCAGGGAGCGCCGGGATCCAAATTCTAAAGACTGGGGTGGCGAGCTTCTGCCCCATGAGGCAGAAGAAGCCCTGAAAATCAAAAGCGTTCTGGAGAACTGCCGCGGAAACCGCTCCATGGCCGCCAGGTCTCTTGGCATGGGCCGCTCGACGTTGTGGCGGAAAATAAAAAAGTACGGCCTTTAA
- a CDS encoding ArsA-related P-loop ATPase: MKEIMQSAPRFIFFTGKGGVGKTSVSCMLATALAAHGLNELKYFKEVQSSAAGRVAIFPWMADQGEKMVLSGAEESIFNPTLQ, translated from the coding sequence ATGAAAGAGATTATGCAAAGCGCTCCGCGGTTCATATTTTTCACCGGCAAAGGGGGCGTGGGCAAAACTTCCGTATCCTGCATGCTGGCCACGGCCCTGGCCGCACACGGATTAAACGAATTGAAATATTTCAAAGAGGTGCAGTCAAGCGCCGCCGGCCGGGTGGCTATCTTCCCGTGGATGGCGGACCAGGGAGAAAAGATGGTCCTTTCCGGTGCGGAAGAAAGTATTTTTAATCCAACCCTGCAGTGA
- a CDS encoding glycogen-binding domain-containing protein: protein MGVPTKGRRRIVFRLTAPDANEVCICGDFNGWNPQKHILKRKPGGFWEKVIMLQPGRYEYKYRIDGTWQLDPVNSNRCANDYGTLNNVIVVSA, encoded by the coding sequence ATGGGGGTGCCAACCAAAGGACGCAGGAGGATTGTTTTCCGGCTGACCGCCCCGGATGCCAATGAAGTCTGTATCTGTGGAGATTTTAACGGGTGGAATCCCCAAAAACACATCTTGAAAAGAAAACCGGGAGGATTTTGGGAAAAAGTAATTATGCTGCAACCGGGCCGATATGAATACAAGTATAGAATCGACGGCACCTGGCAACTCGATCCCGTCAATTCCAATCGATGTGCAAATGATTACGGGACGTTGAACAATGTTATTGTTGTCAGTGCCTGA
- the glgP gene encoding alpha-glucan family phosphorylase, with the protein MEADIPGNETFSHLPENLKGLEDLAENLWWSWNPQARMLFKMLDRQAWKESGHNPDLMLRQLPASILEPAAADPNYMRHYNLVMYHFNQCITEAPPQWGHRRDSGPVAYFSAEFGLHHSLPFYAGGLGFLAGDHLKECSDMGIPLVGIGFMYPAGYLRQIINRDGWQDNHTQHLDRESASINRVLNEHGSQLRVKVPYINHPPVEAGLWEVSVGRVSLLLMDTDIEQNDPAFRGISQQLYTGDREKRLLQEIVLGIGGSRVLEARGRKCSMLHLNEGHAAFALLEKAREFVEQGDDFETARQKIRNMSLFTTHTPVPAGHDVFPIELIEKYFQTYWPRLGLEKESFLDLGRHPERPEEGFNMTVLALKLSGGCNAVSRRHGEVTRKMWQALWPDRDDKQVPIDHVTNGVHLASWIEPKIRLLYNKYFGEGWYSAHDNEAIWEFIEEIPDRELWQTHYWLKLKLIDYVRHKARNRWHAGETEPSQVAGMGTMLDSSVLTLGFARRFTEYKRPDLIFTDIERLKKMLNHPWRPLQIIFAGKSHPDDAKGHELIHRVFEFARSPELGGRVAFVENYNEQLSQYMVHGVDVWLNNPVPPMEASGTSGMKAALNGVPHLSIPDGWWLEGFTGKNGWNFGSSAEKTGRNHEDADQLYRLLEEKIIPAYYKADEDGVPHEWVRFMKEAIKTCAPKFSARRMIKQYAEKFYGCGR; encoded by the coding sequence ATGGAAGCCGACATTCCGGGAAACGAAACTTTTTCTCACCTTCCCGAAAACCTGAAGGGCCTGGAGGACCTGGCCGAAAACCTCTGGTGGAGCTGGAATCCCCAGGCCAGGATGCTTTTTAAAATGCTTGACCGCCAGGCATGGAAAGAAAGCGGGCACAATCCGGATCTCATGCTGCGGCAGCTTCCGGCCTCCATCCTGGAGCCAGCGGCTGCAGACCCGAACTACATGCGACACTACAACCTGGTGATGTATCACTTCAATCAGTGCATTACTGAGGCGCCGCCGCAGTGGGGCCACCGGCGGGATTCCGGCCCTGTGGCATACTTTTCCGCGGAATTCGGTCTCCACCATTCCCTTCCTTTTTATGCCGGCGGGCTGGGTTTTCTGGCAGGAGACCACCTCAAGGAATGCAGCGACATGGGGATTCCTCTTGTGGGTATCGGGTTCATGTACCCGGCCGGCTATCTTCGCCAGATCATAAACAGGGACGGATGGCAGGACAATCATACCCAGCACCTGGACAGGGAATCGGCTTCCATCAACCGGGTACTGAACGAACACGGCAGCCAGCTCAGGGTGAAGGTGCCCTACATAAACCATCCCCCCGTTGAAGCCGGCCTGTGGGAAGTCTCTGTGGGGCGGGTGAGTCTGCTTTTAATGGACACAGACATTGAACAAAACGATCCTGCCTTCAGGGGCATTTCTCAACAGCTCTATACCGGCGACCGGGAAAAAAGGCTTCTCCAGGAAATCGTGCTGGGAATCGGCGGTTCCCGGGTCCTGGAAGCCCGGGGCAGGAAGTGCTCCATGCTTCATTTAAACGAAGGGCACGCAGCCTTTGCCCTTCTGGAAAAGGCAAGGGAATTCGTGGAGCAGGGAGACGATTTTGAAACAGCCAGGCAGAAAATAAGGAACATGAGCCTTTTTACCACGCATACGCCGGTGCCGGCGGGCCATGACGTGTTCCCGATTGAACTGATCGAAAAATACTTTCAGACTTACTGGCCCAGGCTGGGACTGGAAAAAGAAAGCTTCCTGGATCTGGGGCGCCATCCGGAGCGCCCGGAGGAGGGATTTAACATGACGGTACTGGCCCTGAAGCTTTCAGGAGGATGCAATGCGGTAAGCCGCAGACACGGGGAAGTTACCAGGAAAATGTGGCAGGCCCTGTGGCCGGACAGGGATGACAAACAGGTTCCCATCGATCACGTCACAAACGGGGTCCACCTGGCCAGCTGGATAGAGCCCAAAATCAGACTTCTCTATAACAAGTACTTCGGCGAAGGCTGGTACAGCGCTCATGATAATGAGGCCATATGGGAGTTCATAGAGGAAATACCCGACCGGGAGCTGTGGCAGACCCATTACTGGCTGAAACTAAAACTCATTGACTATGTCCGGCACAAGGCAAGAAACAGATGGCACGCCGGGGAGACAGAGCCCTCCCAGGTTGCGGGCATGGGGACTATGCTCGATTCCTCGGTTTTAACCCTGGGCTTTGCCAGGCGGTTTACCGAATACAAAAGACCGGATCTGATATTTACCGACATCGAGCGGCTCAAAAAAATGCTGAACCATCCCTGGCGGCCGCTTCAGATCATTTTTGCAGGCAAGTCCCATCCTGATGACGCAAAGGGGCACGAACTGATCCACAGGGTATTTGAATTTGCCCGCAGCCCCGAACTCGGGGGAAGGGTGGCCTTTGTGGAAAACTACAACGAGCAGCTCTCCCAGTACATGGTCCACGGTGTGGATGTGTGGTTAAATAATCCTGTGCCGCCGATGGAGGCAAGCGGCACCAGCGGAATGAAGGCGGCATTAAACGGGGTGCCGCACCTGAGCATCCCGGACGGCTGGTGGCTGGAAGGCTTTACCGGCAAAAACGGCTGGAACTTCGGCAGCTCCGCAGAAAAAACCGGCAGGAACCACGAGGATGCAGACCAGCTATACCGCCTGCTGGAGGAAAAAATAATACCCGCCTACTATAAGGCGGATGAAGACGGCGTGCCCCACGAGTGGGTCAGGTTTATGAAAGAGGCCATAAAGACATGCGCCCCGAAATTTTCTGCCAGAAGGATGATAAAGCAATACGCGGAAAAGTTCTACGGATGCGGCCGGTAA